TTCTTCCTAACAGtatcagtaaaatataaatattctacGGTACTACTAGGCGATTATTCTTTAATGAAATAAACACTTGAAAGTATCTTACTAAATGGACATTATGTATTATATTGGAATTCCAAGCAACTGATCAATGAGAATGTTTTCTGGTTCCTACCATACACTTTTAACTATAAGTATTTTGGAatcacagagaaaggaaaggaggaaataaaactggttGGGTAAAAAGACTTCACACACAAGTAAGAAACAAATACCATTATGTAATTTCAACAAACGGTCAAAGTATTAAATTGAGTGGTGAAGATTAAGTGcaataggaattcaaaaaaaaggtGGTATGAGAAGACAATGTCTACAAAGGGTGTGGGGCACTGTCATAAAAACTGATGGACAAATAGCATCTGTTTTCAGTTTcagtaaattaaatgaaatcctTCACACCAACAGAGATAGATTTAGACCAACAGTTTATCAGAACAGGATAACTGGTTTTCAATTTTCAAAACTGGTTCaaattctatttattcttttacagaTATTCAAACAACCCtaggaaataaaaagagtaaaaaaaaaaagccaaaatgatTTAGATAATGGGATGTTCGAGTAAATGCTAATTATGACTCCAAAGATAGaataaaattgaaggaaagaagcagaaatcagtAATCTCATAGTTAGTATCTACCATTTGATGTCTTGTAGAGGCTTTTATTAATGGAAGTGTTTGACCTTTCAGGATCCTAACTTGGCCTTTTTCttcccattaaaaacaaaaagagtccTGGGGATAATTATTCCTATGTGAAATATtctattatttcatctttttatttcttaaaatcattAAGTGAGATATAGGCTCTCATCAAGAAAGGATTAAGACAATTATTCACAGAAATTAATAGATATGTAAGGccaagaaaacatatttgccacatgagctctttttttaatatactctTCCTTTTGGTTAAATTCAACACGTATTCCTGTATTATGAACacgcattttaaaatttacttctgtGTGTTATGACATTGAGCTTAAATTTTTGGCAGGGGGGTATGAacctaataattaaaaaagatgTGACATGCCTGAGACTTAATTTTTACTACTGTTTAAGTAAACTAAATGAAGTTCTTCAAAGATTTTAACTTATGAAACAGACAGGGAGTTTATGTGATTATAGCAGTCTTGGTTAAAGAGGTAATGTCTGTATTACTACTTTTATGAAAACAGGCCTTACAAACTGTTTAATGCTTTCAAAATGTGATAACTTTACTAATCATTTTCTTATTCCCAGAAAAAATACCCGTTCATCTTGTTACATATACATTTCCTTCAGTATAGTAAATTTCATGTCACCTATGATATTTAGCTTTATATTTAGTAAGATTCTGTGAATATaaagtttttagatttttttaaatggaggaggaaaatataaaaagttattaaaaactAAGTTACATACAGAAATGAAATTGTTTAATGACATTTACGGTAATTTACATTCAGTGGCTGTAAGAACTGATTTGGGTGATCAGGAGTCACAAGTGACATACCCAGTTTTGTTTCTGTCCAGGAGACTGGGTGCCAAGGACCGGATGTAAGCACAGGTACATATGAGCAGCAAGATCACAGTCAACAGACTCTGAAAATTGAAAATGGCagactaaaaagagaaaaagaaaaattagtatcAAAAGAAAAACTGCCAGACAAGTCCATATAAAGAATCAtagttttttcttcaaaaaggCAAACAGAATGACATGTCTGAGAATACTTAAAACCAGAATACAGTAATGAGGGATTCTGagagtgtattttctttttcattctttgggctaaggaatggagaaaatgtaacaaaaattttaagttcaacaactttaaaaacatgataaaaaatgTCATGAATCTAAAATAGCCCACCAAAGCTGAATCAGtatgtaattaatataaatgTTCTAGAGACCCAGACTACAAGTGGGGCATAGCTTCTAAACTCTGCCAGGAGCTGACTACGACCTATTAGCCTCTCTCACAGTCTTTGTTTCACATCTGTAAAACTGGGTGGAGAGTAGGAAGATAGGTTAAATGCTGGCTAAAGTTTCTTTAAATTCTGTAACTCTTTTaggacaaaaatgttttaaattttagcaaTCATGTTCCATGCACTGACTCATAAAAGGTTATTCAGTTTTGGTGAAAGAAAAGCACTTGCTCATTCATTGCTGAATCTTTAGAAGTtagtcaataaatttaataaaggaaTCAAAGAAAATCACAAATTTCCAGTCCAAGTAAAATGAAGGTGTACTCTATTCAAAATTCAACTCAAGCATTATCTTTTCCAGAAGTCTCCATGAACTCGTTTGCTTCCCCTCTCCTATTCCATATAGAACTCTTCTTTCTGTACACATAGCAGATGGTTACACATTATTCTAATTAATATTCACCCCTGAAGAGTGGACATTGTCTTATCAATCTCTAGCATCTGACTATGTAActgacacatagtaggagctcaataaggaatggttaaataaataaaaagtgcaaAAATACAACTGTATATATaataaatccaaaagaatctagtgaaaaataattacagaCCATAAGGGAATTAAGTAAGGTGGCTGggtatataatgaaaatatttaaatcaacaGCCTTCATGATTATATTATCAACCAGTTAAgacataatggggaaaaaaaagacttcatttacAATAACAAACTATCTAGGGATAAGCTTAAATGATGTGCAACAGCTTTGACTAAcatcaaagaagaaaactgacGAAACCTTAAAACGTACTGAACATAGCAGTAGATGAAGTGGTACACTGGGCTCTTACATTGGAAGGCAACATCAGACAGCTaatctgtaaatttaaaatggacCTAATACCAACAAGTTATTCTGAAACAGGCAACTGATTTTGAAGTtcttgtgaaaaaataaattaaaaaatagccaggagaattctaaaaaaataactaGCCCTGTTCAAATATTGTagcaataattttaaaaccttttatacATACATCTTTAGAATACTTATAAactattcaaaacatttttaaaagttgtacgTTATTTACCAATATCCTGAAGGACAAAAAATGCTAAGTGGTAGGAAAAGcagcatgctttttttttcttcacaataaTATCTTTAGCTGTGTAAGCCTTTATGGAAAGAAGAGGGGAGAATCCAGTGATTTTCTGCGGAAGGTTTTTAACCTAATTCTCAACTTTTTTTGAATTTCTCAAATTTTCCAAGTGTTAGTTTTGTGGTCtgaaaaagataagcaaaaatcttttgtattattttgttttctatggaAATAATTTCTTCATTGATAAACAAGTGTAAAGTTTAATATGCCTtggtttttaattggattttaacTTTCCACATGTGAAGGCAAGTGATATACGTTTTGTAActtgaaagaaattaatgaacaCATGATCAATTTTAGACAGGAAACACAGTATCTCACAACACTTACCTTTCAACGATTGTATTTTGAACATGTATATGAATATGTTGATGAATACAGTATTTGACAATAAGGTCATGAAATATAAAGCACAGATTTCCTTGCAGCCAACATAAGTAAATGTATATTTAGTATCTATTCTGGAGTATGAGGCTAGACATGGGATTAAACAAGTACATACCATGATTCCTTGCATCCAGGACTTTGCAAAAGCTAATGACAACAACAACTGATATTCACTGAGTCCTTGTTTTGGATTATCTTATTTATCCTCATATGTGATGATATTAATAACCTTACTTTATACATGAAACTGAGGCATACAGCAGTTATACTCATTTTaagagatatatatttaaaaaaactaaatagaaactCACTAGCATATGTCACCACTGAGCCGTGATgaccaaacaaagaaacaaagaaacaaacacaacacAGCTGTTTTCACAAAGAAAAGCCAGGAAAAGCTTCAAGGAGAAAGCAGGAACTGAATCAATCCTTGAAAGACATATTACAAATAGATGGGCAAAGAATAGAGAGCAGGCTCCGGAAGGGACAAAAGCATGTAAAACATCCCCACAGATTCAGGAACTTACATAGTTAGAGAATGATGTGCAGATTTACTGTACTAAGCAAAGAATTTATGTAGTAAAGTGGctggaaaataaatttgcaaagtAGGTTTATCGTCTTCCTAATGGAGTATCTAAATTCATGAttttgcaatatttattttttttccttccctgaatGTCCTGTTAAAGAAACATGCTTAAAATGATATGGTGTCTGGGACTGGTTTCTAAGTaatccagtgtgtgtgtggtgaaagGTGTGCGGTTGATGAAATGCTGAGTATATGAGGCTTCACTGTATTCTTCTTTCTACCTATGTATGTttgaatttttcataataaaagattttaagagGCACTTAAAAACATGCCTATTATTAAAGAAGTAGGGTGTGTTATACATATTTGTACGTGAAtccatttacaaatgaaaatcatTTACAAGTACGCAATATACAGTACATACAACTTTGTTCTTGGGGTTTATAGATcctaaaatttaaacaattatCTTAGCTGATAGTCTTTTAGATGTACCCAGACTGGTCTAAAGAGTGTTTCAAACATTAGTCTACCATGGCTTAGCCTACCTATACATTCCTCTTAATGCTTAGCATCTGTGGGCCGCTGATATAAGACTTTAGTCTCAGGGTTAAAGGAAACAGATGTTCCTGTTTTGTAGAAAAACAACTGGGATTTTAAATAGGAAAGTGTTattaaaggaaagggaagaagctAAGAAAAAGGGAAGCACATTCCATCGCAAAGTAGAAggaaagatgattaaaaaaaggtggtaagaaaagtaaaattcatttactgtatttttttttcagatctttTAAATCATGAATCCTTTTCAAGGTCTTCTGTGTTTTCGCACATTTCCATCTGGTTTTGCCTGACTCCAACTTCTGGTGTCTCGACTCGAGTGACCTTCTCTGTGATGTCTCTCCTATCCCCTCTCTCTACACCAAGCAGAGTCAGGGACTCTGTACATGTGTGTTACACACAGAGCTGCCGATTATAGCACTGATCAAACTGTACTctaattctctccttcattttattgAGGTTGTCTTATTAATCCCTATGACTACTACACAAAATAGTGTGCAGGAGTCACTGAAAATGCTGCATGAACAGAAGCCCGAAAACAAACAAATGCCAGAGCATGCTTAGATTCCAAATTAACAATGCAGGCTATTAAAAAAAGTGTAGATCAGAATACTGAATGTTTTAACCATTCAAGAGAAACCTCCACACACTCCTTTGCATTTGTATTTACTTGTCAATGATACTTGAAAAATCCAGAAGGAGCAAATATCTTTATGTTTATGTTAATGGCCCAGGCTGTAGGGTAAAATGGAAGCCTGAGGTAATTTCCTTTCAATATCTAAACCTTTTTGTATCACAAACTGGAGTAAAAGACAGTTCCATCAAGCAGCCTGTCTTAAGGAGTTTGCAAACGGGACAATGTGTGCTCTTCTGGTTCCACCTAATTTGTAAGAGATAAACACCTTTAAGAAGTCTGGATGACTGGATAGGCAAGCTGGCTGGTAGAAAATTCTAGAACCTCAAACAGTTCTCCAATTCCAGGTTTATCCAGTTTTCCAGGACACTCTGGAAATACCAGGGagttaaaaaacacaaaagagcCTGTTCCTTCTGCTGGGTCTGGAAGACtctattttcttgccttttccatcttctaGAGGCTGCCTTCATTCCTTGGCTGGTAACACCTTCTCTCGTCACTCTGACCTGTATAGTCATTTCTTTTGTAACTatgtccctcctgcctccctcttacaaGGACACTTGTGATTAAGTCACCCCGTCCCCATAATTCAAGATACTTGTCCCATCTTCAAATTCTTAACCAAACATGCAAAGTCCCTATTGCCAACTAACACAACAAGATAACACATTTGCAGAGTTtttgggggtagggtgggggacaTTCTGTCTACCACACCTACAAACACTTCCTTTTTatggggttttgtttttagatgaataaataaaaatacttctaaGTCAAAGAAACCATCCAAAACATTAGGAATAGAggggtaaaaggggaaaaaatccaagCAGTATAAAGGgtcaaacaaagaaacaatgagaaaaacagCAAACATATACATATTAATATGCCAAACAATGCTTTGTCCAGAGAGTGCTCAATGACTGCTTGCTAACTCTTAAGACTTTAAGCCTAGTCTATTTTCATTAGTCCTGGATCACTCAAGCTacatgttgtttatttatttatttttaagattactAAAATAAATTGTTAACCAATTAAGGGTCTTCTTTATGTATAACACTGTCTGGGAGCATCACATATTGACTGTCTCCTATatgggaaatacatttttattgacatatttAATTCTTTCGGTTTAATGGAAATTCACTTTAAACAAGAAACGAATAccaaaaatttcaatttttaaaattcccaatAGCAGCAATATTACTTGTTTTAATGACTACTGCTTTTACACAAAACTAAAGACTTTTATCCCTCTGGGGGGATTTAAGGAAACCCAGAAATGACATTCCTGACCTAGTTGTGATAAAAACTATATACAGCACTGGAAAAGTGGGTCAGCACTTTATCATTTACAAATCTAGGTCAGGTCAGCATTTTTCAACTAGTCTGTAACTATAAATTCATATGTACCACTATTATCTCTTAAAATGTAGACCTGTATGTGaatgtataaacacacacacacaaataccccATTTGCCGAAAATAAGTGACTACAGGTGATTGAAAAGATTTTCACTACTACACAGACATATTGGACATTTTCTTTGGGTGTTATTAGCACATAAGTTCAACCACTGCTGCTTACTGCAAGCTAGCGCTGATATTGTAGCAAATATACAAGTTATCTTAATTTAAAACCCAGAACTGCTTAATGCTTCAATGTTAAGAACACATCAGCTTCTCTTAGAATCAGTTGGTTATAAACATTTGgattatttaatgaaatatgtgtatgtatttaacCTTGGCAAAATCAGCATCTCTATGCATCAGTTTAATTTCACTTATAAAACGAGTTGTTGGACTAAACTGCCATTTGATTTCACTGGTCCTGTTTCAAAAGTGTAGAGACTTTCTCTACTTATACTTTCCACTTACAATTAGTAACTGTTATGGCTATGAGTAAAGCTACAGTCCAGAGGAGAAGCACCTCAACTCTGTTCTTCACTGGCCACATTGGTggtcatttgcatttatttttgtctcattgTCATGATACCTACAATGCATTTGCTGTGTTTGTGCTGCTTAGAGCTATTTTATGGACAACtcagagcaaaataaaacaaggatgTCAAAGGTgttaataaaggaaagagtaCATACACCTATGTTAAAGTAATGAATGCTTCACATGTGTCCTTGATAAATTATTTTGACATGAGAAAATATCTGAAGGACAAAGTGCATACctgttagaaaaaaattactctgGGTACATGGTCAGAACAgactgataaaattaaaaagcttccaaaTACACTGAGGCAGATGTGGTAAGAACCCTGGCCATGCATTAGAATCATttgaagcttttaaaaacaatcaatactcagaaatttgGACTTAGTTGGGCATCTATAATTTCTCAGATCTCCTTGAAGTCTTTCCTTACAGGCGAGGCTATAATCCACTGAGTTAGAAGACCAGCATCCACATCAGATACCAATCAGCCTAATGCAACTGTTTCAATAGTGTAGTTCATGGAAACTTGCCATGGGTTTATGTGgtcaaactatttttataatactaaGATCTTTGCCTTTTTACTTTGATGCCTTTTGTGTTAATGGTGCTAAAGTAACAGTAACATAAGAATCATTTTACGTAACTCCCCCTACCCCTCAACCACTCAGGCATGACAACCTTTCCTTCTCGAATTCTGAAATTAATGGCATTATTATATAGGAAAAGATTTGGTGGCAGAGCTGTTAAGTTTAAATCTGAGCTTCACTATTTATAAGcagtgtgatcttgggcaagacACTTCACCCTTCTGTACTTTATTATTAAGCACAATGTGAACAATAATCGAAGTCTTTAATAAAACACCACATGTAAAATGCCTGGCAGAGTAGGTGTTTAATCGTTATTTCCTTCTAATTCAATCAATCATCTAAACAGGAGTTGTGCTTCATTGACTCCCACTAAGCACcttcaaaatgattttatttatcctttcttttaACCTAACTACTGTTGTTAAGAGTTGAGGCATTCAATCATCTACTATCTGCTCGCTGCATTTGTTTCTAAACTGGCTTCCTCAATTTTAATCTTCCTCTATTTAATTATACCCTCTATGTATTGTTACTAGTTGGTTTTCTAAAATGCAcacctttcttttctctgctcaAAGTCTTTACCAGGTAAGCAATTAAACCTCATCAAAACTTAAAGGCCTTGATATGACAAAAACCCCTTTAAGATCTGGCCCC
This sequence is a window from Phyllostomus discolor isolate MPI-MPIP mPhyDis1 chromosome 3, mPhyDis1.pri.v3, whole genome shotgun sequence. Protein-coding genes within it:
- the TMEM167A gene encoding protein kish-A, whose product is MSAIFNFQSLLTVILLLICTCAYIRSLAPSLLDRNKTGLLGIFWKCARIGERKSPYVAVCCIVMAFSILFTQ